One genomic region from Rosa rugosa chromosome 1, drRosRugo1.1, whole genome shotgun sequence encodes:
- the LOC133742967 gene encoding uncharacterized protein LOC133742967, translating into MENRELREVFDRLEKSSSNSSKSSTASTSTKTWSLKKVISKELWPRKLSSVFRWKRVDLRLRIIDDVVFKILSVVEAVVLVSTLCFFFLCCGCHI; encoded by the coding sequence ATGGAAAACAGAGAACTACGAGAGGTATTTGACAGACTGGAGAAGAGCAGCTCAAACAGCTCCAAGTCGTCGACGGCGTCGACGTCGACGAAGACGTGGTCGTTAAAGAAGGTGATCAGCAAGGAGCTGTGGCCGAGGAAATTATCTTCGGTGTTCCGGTGGAAGCGTGTCGACTTGCGGCTGCGCATCATAGACGACGTCGTCTTCAAGATACTCTCTGTCGTGGAGGCTGTCGTTCTGGTCTCTACCCtatgcttcttcttcctttgctGCGGTTGCCACATCTGA